The following are from one region of the Falco biarmicus isolate bFalBia1 chromosome 1, bFalBia1.pri, whole genome shotgun sequence genome:
- the LOC130148619 gene encoding translation initiation factor IF-2-like isoform X2 → MTPAETRGPAGSQEPAAAPSPCPPPRRAGAPAPPRPAPGRAARRGGGGAGGGRGPAPEGGFISGPRGTLGRPRWCETFPGSLEECRAGTRGGALDLSTDATDVTGEQQQDAEHKPFKQLLDKAASRVTPEADRHESLTQRLPPYFFDTNMVI, encoded by the exons ATGACCCCCGCAGAGACCCGGGGGCCGGCAGGCTCGCAGGAGCCCGCGGCGGCACCaagcccctgcccgcccccgcgCAGAGCgggagccccagccccgccTCGGCCGGCTccgggccgcgctgcccggcggggcgggggcggggccggcggcgggcggggcccggccccggAAGGTGGGTTCATTTCCGGCCCGCGCGGCACCCTGGGGCGGCCGCGGTGGTGCGAGACGTTCCCCGGGAGCCTGGAAGAGTGCCGGGCCGGGACGCGCGGCGGCGCGCTGG ATTTGAGCACTGATGCCACGGACGtaacaggagagcagcagcaggatgcagagCACAAGCCGTTTAAACAACTCTTGGATAAAGCTGCCAGTCGTGTGACTCCAGAAGCCGACAGACACG agaGCCTTACCCAGAGACTGCCGCCTTATTTTTTTGACACCAACATGGTCATCTAA
- the LOC130148619 gene encoding actin nucleation-promoting factor WAS-like isoform X1: protein MTPAETRGPAGSQEPAAAPSPCPPPRRAGAPAPPRPAPGRAARRGGGGAGGGRGPAPEGGFISGPRGTLGRPRWCETFPGSLEECRAGTRGGALDLSTDATDVTGEQQQDAEHKPFKQLLDKAASRVTPEADRHGKMLFCHSWMDALIAFPSPYACYEICGNKGRLNSARFKHHKLLKSL, encoded by the exons ATGACCCCCGCAGAGACCCGGGGGCCGGCAGGCTCGCAGGAGCCCGCGGCGGCACCaagcccctgcccgcccccgcgCAGAGCgggagccccagccccgccTCGGCCGGCTccgggccgcgctgcccggcggggcgggggcggggccggcggcgggcggggcccggccccggAAGGTGGGTTCATTTCCGGCCCGCGCGGCACCCTGGGGCGGCCGCGGTGGTGCGAGACGTTCCCCGGGAGCCTGGAAGAGTGCCGGGCCGGGACGCGCGGCGGCGCGCTGG ATTTGAGCACTGATGCCACGGACGtaacaggagagcagcagcaggatgcagagCACAAGCCGTTTAAACAACTCTTGGATAAAGCTGCCAGTCGTGTGACTCCAGAAGCCGACAGACACGGTAAGATGCTATTCTGCCATTCTTGGATGGATGCTCTCATAGCCTTTCCATCACCGTATGCCTGCTATGAGATTTGTGGGAACAAGGGACGGCTGAATTCAGCGCGTTTTAAACACCACAAACTCTTGAAGAGTTTATAG